A DNA window from Maribellus comscasis contains the following coding sequences:
- a CDS encoding ABC transporter ATP-binding protein, translated as MEKIITVQNLVKKFGSFTANDNLSFDVYKGEIFGFLGANGAGKTTAIRILCGLSSPTSGNVKVAGFDIYRETEKVKKNIGYMSQKFSLYEDLTVAENIRLYAGIYGIPPKKRKEKMAELLKKLEMENARNKLIAGLPLGWKQKLAFSVAIFHEPKIVFLDEPTGGVDPVTRRKFWDLIYEAASNGITVFVTTHYMDEAEYCDRVSIMDAGKIEALDTPAKLKERYNAKNMDEVFIKIAR; from the coding sequence ATGGAAAAAATTATAACGGTACAAAACCTGGTTAAAAAGTTTGGGAGTTTTACAGCGAACGACAACCTGAGTTTTGATGTGTACAAAGGCGAAATATTTGGATTTCTTGGGGCAAATGGTGCGGGCAAAACAACAGCTATCCGGATTTTATGTGGTCTCTCCTCACCCACTTCGGGTAATGTAAAAGTTGCAGGTTTTGATATTTACCGGGAGACCGAAAAAGTCAAAAAAAACATAGGATATATGAGTCAGAAATTTTCGTTGTATGAGGATTTAACCGTCGCGGAAAACATACGACTTTACGCAGGAATTTATGGAATACCGCCCAAAAAAAGAAAAGAGAAAATGGCGGAACTGTTAAAAAAGCTGGAAATGGAAAATGCGAGAAACAAGTTGATTGCAGGCTTGCCCCTGGGATGGAAACAGAAACTGGCCTTTTCTGTAGCCATTTTTCATGAACCTAAAATTGTATTTCTCGATGAGCCCACCGGTGGCGTTGACCCGGTTACACGCAGAAAATTCTGGGATCTGATTTATGAAGCGGCCAGTAACGGGATAACCGTTTTTGTTACCACGCATTACATGGATGAAGCTGAATATTGCGACCGCGTTTCGATTATGGATGCCGGAAAAATTGAAGCACTGGACACACCCGCAAAACTAAAAGAAAGATACAATGCAAAAAACATGGACGAAGTATTTATAAAAATTGCAAGGTAA